The Salinispora tropica CNB-440 genome has a window encoding:
- a CDS encoding type I polyketide synthase has translation MRAIERQIAVVGMACRYPDADDPTQLWRSVLARRRAFRAIPAERLDPEHRLGAPHAPDSTYVRRAALLRDWHFDREAFRVSGSAWRAADHAHWLALETARAALADAGFPGGADLDADRVGVVLGNSLTGEFSRAGMVRMHWPFVRRSVEAALRDTRVDSAVTAQVLEHAWHHITAAFPDPGDESLAGALSNTIAGRICNHFDFHGTGYTVDGACASSLLAVITAANALLSGELNFALAGGVDLSLDPLEMIGFARLGALAHGQMRVYDEQPTGFLPGEGCGIVALMRADEAQRRGLRVYARLTGWATSSDGSGGLTRPDTSGQALALRRAYQAAGVKPEQVGLIEGHGTGTAVGDRVELETLTQIRRDATGTAVLGSVKANIGHTKAAAGAAALIKTVLAVYHRTLPPTTGCHTPHPLLREADATLRVLDEPEPWRGERLTAGVSAMGFGGINSHVVVEGSAPGVAASHRRASVSARAWSHPPIQPEIVLLEAADQGELTERLNRLADWGSMLSDAEVGDVAATLSAAAGGTARIRCALVAHDADELSAAARAATGLLATWNGHVLVDETAGVALGAGPPARVGLLLPGQGAPVRYDPGPLARLLPELPERPADTGATGTEAAQPAVVWQSMLGLAWLDQLGCAPLGAVGHSLGELTALAWAGALDMDRLVQLAVVRGRVMARHGVAGTGMVSLSLDEARAVRLANEHGLVVSALNAPDRTVLAGADEDLARLEAVLRDSGIEAIRLPVSYGFHSPAMEPAQPAWAAELNMVGFPRQSWPVVSSVTGEALRDSDDLVALLTHQLTAPVRFLAAARTLGQQCDLLVEAGPGTMLSRLAARFSAAPAVSLDCGGPPRSLALATAAVVAAGAGDIAAWYAGRPYRPLQPGTTMSFLSSPCGSGISSAGLLGAGSVSTDTDPVPLPGRVEQLSSVAAAVVRTASARPAPTPPEADPAGSVDPAGSAASSQDPLSQLRAHLATELELPVASITPANRLLGDLHLNSLQIARTVAAVASALGRQPPSAPLSLAEATVAEAAEVLAQLPAGDDEEAPVQGVAPWIRLFRHDWAPVENTVTAIGGVRWRVAAPEGHPLHAVFPSVPEQTAVPHGLAVALGPDDGPVEVAAVLTQIAVEQPARLALVHDGHPAAAAVGRSVAAELPGCAVTVIKATSPADIARLAVLAVPAGYAELRIGPRGVQRLVTSLHRPADDSREIPLGPDDVCIVTGGATGITAFAAAAIAERTGCRLVVLGRRPVEDAETSEALRRLGAVLGDDRLHYERVDLTDPDTVQAAVSRAGRLGVIRAVVHGAGINRPAPLTQVSEEELQDHLGGKVAGLQSLLAAAGPDLRLVLAFGSIIGRQGLAGQAAYCVSNDWLRHEVERWASENPAVRAHVIEWSVWSGIGMGVRLDVLDSLHRRGVAGIAPDDGVAALWRILTDPTAPVTVLCTAAFPESATLSPEPAPDAPDLGRLRFAEVPVGRIGRVATVTEAVLSAGADPYLRDHRVSDVPLLPAVLGLEAMVQLASLTIGNRAGWAIRDVSFAAPIDVPEFDVRRIRVAALAAESGADVAVVIRADTDGFATDRFSGTVVGEPSVPPTTSAAGGGQSRPCARMGVAGPEANTIHSWYGSVLFHEGQMRRLLCAEPVSAFAVRAVVEAGDPERWFASFLGQDLLLGSPGGHDAAIHSLLACAPHRRVLPVGAAEVVVWQPLRGRLTVEAREVWHSADEYVFDVEVTHSGGPVARWRGLRLRAVGENPEFMAARDCGRLGVELVGPWLSRRLIEVGAVDAVEFVVGAGRRETEGARSLVARHLALPESELGHKPSGALRVPGRYASASYADGQVLVALADRPVGVDWEPVTDRSLAGLLDSSARVAAEELRQRTGDTQKVATTRLWAAREALVKLGVDPDQALAHGEAEPDGVLVSTGRDVTVTTALAWGDRTNQVAVAVATKSGRHD, from the coding sequence ATGAGGGCGATCGAACGGCAGATCGCGGTGGTCGGCATGGCCTGCCGCTATCCCGACGCCGACGATCCAACGCAACTGTGGCGCTCGGTGCTGGCCCGCCGCCGCGCGTTCCGCGCCATCCCGGCTGAGCGGCTGGACCCCGAGCACCGACTTGGAGCGCCGCACGCGCCGGACTCGACGTACGTCCGCCGCGCCGCACTGCTGCGGGACTGGCACTTCGATCGCGAGGCCTTCCGCGTGTCCGGGTCGGCATGGCGGGCCGCCGATCACGCGCACTGGCTTGCGCTTGAGACGGCGCGGGCAGCCCTGGCAGACGCCGGATTCCCCGGCGGCGCTGACCTGGACGCCGACCGGGTCGGCGTTGTTCTCGGCAACTCGCTCACCGGCGAGTTCAGCAGGGCCGGAATGGTGCGGATGCACTGGCCGTTCGTACGGCGATCGGTAGAGGCCGCCCTACGCGACACCAGAGTGGATTCCGCGGTCACCGCGCAGGTACTCGAGCACGCCTGGCATCACATCACGGCGGCGTTCCCGGACCCGGGCGACGAGTCACTGGCAGGGGCACTGAGCAACACCATCGCTGGACGGATCTGCAATCACTTTGACTTTCACGGTACCGGCTACACAGTAGATGGCGCCTGCGCGTCGAGCCTGCTGGCCGTCATCACCGCGGCCAACGCGTTGCTCTCCGGCGAGCTCAACTTCGCCCTCGCCGGTGGCGTCGACCTGTCTCTGGACCCGCTTGAGATGATCGGCTTTGCCCGCCTCGGCGCGCTCGCCCACGGTCAGATGCGCGTGTATGACGAGCAACCGACGGGCTTCCTTCCGGGGGAGGGATGCGGAATCGTCGCCCTCATGCGCGCCGACGAGGCACAGCGGCGCGGACTTCGTGTCTACGCGAGGCTGACCGGCTGGGCAACGTCCTCGGACGGGTCCGGGGGCCTGACCCGGCCGGACACGAGCGGACAGGCGCTGGCGCTGCGGCGCGCGTACCAGGCGGCCGGAGTGAAGCCAGAACAGGTCGGCCTGATCGAGGGGCATGGCACCGGAACTGCTGTCGGCGATCGGGTCGAGCTGGAAACGCTGACCCAAATCCGGCGCGATGCGACCGGTACCGCTGTGCTCGGCTCCGTGAAGGCAAACATCGGGCACACCAAGGCGGCCGCTGGCGCGGCGGCACTGATCAAGACCGTTCTCGCCGTGTATCACCGGACCCTTCCGCCGACCACGGGCTGCCACACACCGCACCCCCTCCTTCGCGAGGCGGACGCCACATTGCGAGTGCTCGACGAGCCGGAGCCGTGGCGGGGCGAGCGGCTGACAGCCGGCGTCTCCGCGATGGGGTTCGGCGGGATTAACAGCCATGTCGTGGTGGAAGGCAGTGCGCCCGGTGTCGCTGCCAGTCACCGCCGGGCCTCCGTCTCGGCCCGGGCCTGGTCACACCCCCCGATCCAGCCGGAGATTGTGCTGCTCGAGGCCGCCGACCAAGGTGAGCTGACCGAGCGCCTCAACCGTCTTGCCGACTGGGGGTCAATGCTAAGCGACGCCGAGGTCGGTGACGTTGCGGCGACCCTCAGCGCTGCGGCCGGCGGGACAGCCAGGATCCGCTGTGCCTTGGTAGCCCACGACGCCGACGAGCTGTCGGCAGCCGCCCGCGCCGCGACCGGGTTGCTAGCCACCTGGAACGGCCATGTCCTGGTTGATGAGACCGCTGGAGTGGCATTGGGTGCTGGACCGCCGGCACGAGTGGGGCTGCTCCTGCCCGGCCAAGGCGCCCCTGTGCGGTACGACCCTGGCCCGCTGGCCCGGCTGCTGCCCGAGCTGCCTGAGCGGCCCGCGGACACCGGGGCGACCGGCACCGAGGCGGCACAACCGGCCGTGGTGTGGCAGTCAATGCTTGGCCTGGCGTGGCTGGACCAGCTCGGCTGCGCCCCACTTGGCGCCGTTGGACACAGCCTCGGCGAGTTGACCGCCCTTGCCTGGGCAGGTGCGTTGGACATGGACCGGCTCGTCCAGTTGGCTGTCGTCAGGGGGCGCGTGATGGCACGGCACGGCGTGGCGGGCACGGGCATGGTGAGTCTGTCCCTCGACGAGGCGCGGGCGGTCCGGCTGGCCAACGAGCACGGGCTCGTGGTGTCGGCCCTCAACGCCCCGGACCGTACTGTGCTCGCCGGCGCCGACGAGGACCTCGCCCGGTTGGAGGCGGTCCTGCGGGACAGCGGTATCGAGGCGATTCGACTACCGGTCTCGTACGGCTTCCACAGTCCGGCGATGGAACCTGCGCAGCCGGCGTGGGCTGCCGAGCTGAACATGGTCGGGTTCCCCCGACAGTCGTGGCCGGTCGTGTCCAGCGTTACAGGAGAGGCACTGCGCGACAGCGACGACCTGGTGGCCCTGCTCACCCACCAGCTCACCGCCCCGGTGCGGTTCCTCGCCGCAGCCCGCACCCTTGGCCAGCAGTGCGACCTGCTTGTCGAGGCAGGTCCGGGGACCATGCTGTCCCGGCTGGCCGCCCGGTTCTCGGCAGCACCGGCGGTGAGCCTGGACTGCGGGGGCCCGCCCCGTTCGCTTGCCCTCGCCACCGCTGCGGTCGTTGCCGCTGGCGCAGGCGACATCGCCGCCTGGTACGCAGGGCGGCCCTACCGCCCTCTCCAGCCGGGAACGACGATGTCCTTTCTCAGCAGCCCGTGTGGTTCCGGCATCTCTTCCGCCGGGTTGCTCGGGGCGGGGTCTGTGTCGACCGATACGGATCCCGTCCCTCTTCCGGGTCGGGTCGAGCAGCTGTCGAGCGTGGCAGCAGCGGTGGTGAGGACCGCCTCCGCTCGACCGGCGCCGACCCCACCCGAGGCGGACCCGGCCGGGTCAGTAGACCCGGCCGGGTCCGCTGCCAGCTCTCAGGACCCACTCAGCCAGCTGCGCGCCCACCTCGCCACCGAGCTGGAACTTCCGGTGGCGAGCATCACCCCGGCAAACAGACTCCTCGGCGACCTGCATTTGAACTCGTTGCAGATCGCCCGCACCGTCGCCGCGGTCGCGTCGGCATTGGGCCGGCAACCACCTTCCGCGCCGCTGTCGCTGGCCGAGGCGACCGTCGCCGAGGCGGCGGAGGTGCTTGCCCAGTTGCCCGCCGGTGACGATGAGGAGGCACCGGTCCAGGGCGTAGCGCCGTGGATCCGACTGTTCCGGCACGACTGGGCTCCGGTGGAGAACACTGTGACGGCCATCGGAGGCGTACGCTGGCGGGTCGCGGCACCGGAGGGCCACCCGTTGCATGCGGTCTTCCCTTCCGTGCCTGAGCAGACAGCAGTGCCACACGGACTCGCTGTCGCGCTCGGCCCGGATGATGGTCCGGTGGAGGTGGCTGCTGTCCTGACGCAGATCGCTGTCGAGCAGCCGGCCCGACTGGCGCTCGTGCACGACGGCCATCCCGCTGCCGCCGCCGTCGGCCGTTCGGTCGCGGCGGAACTCCCGGGCTGTGCGGTGACAGTGATCAAGGCGACATCCCCTGCGGACATCGCCAGGCTGGCCGTGCTGGCTGTGCCGGCGGGGTACGCGGAGCTACGGATCGGGCCCCGCGGTGTCCAGCGGCTGGTCACCTCCCTGCACCGCCCGGCCGACGACTCGCGCGAGATACCGCTGGGCCCCGACGACGTCTGTATTGTCACCGGTGGTGCCACTGGTATCACGGCCTTCGCTGCGGCGGCGATCGCCGAACGGACCGGATGCCGGCTGGTGGTCCTCGGGCGGCGACCCGTCGAGGACGCCGAGACGAGCGAGGCGCTGCGGCGGCTGGGTGCGGTCCTCGGTGACGACCGGCTGCACTACGAGCGAGTCGACCTGACCGATCCCGACACGGTACAGGCAGCCGTGTCCCGCGCGGGTCGGCTCGGCGTGATCCGGGCGGTTGTGCACGGCGCCGGGATCAACCGGCCGGCGCCGCTGACGCAGGTCTCGGAGGAGGAGCTTCAGGATCACCTGGGCGGCAAGGTGGCCGGGCTCCAGTCGCTGCTCGCCGCCGCCGGGCCGGACCTGCGTCTGGTGCTGGCGTTCGGCTCCATCATCGGCCGTCAGGGGTTAGCCGGGCAGGCCGCCTACTGTGTCAGTAACGACTGGCTGCGACACGAGGTGGAACGGTGGGCCAGCGAAAACCCAGCGGTTCGGGCGCACGTGATCGAGTGGTCGGTCTGGTCCGGGATCGGTATGGGGGTCCGCCTGGACGTGCTCGACTCGCTGCACAGGCGCGGGGTGGCCGGCATCGCCCCCGATGACGGCGTCGCGGCGCTGTGGCGAATCCTCACTGATCCGACCGCTCCGGTGACCGTGCTGTGTACGGCGGCATTTCCCGAATCCGCCACGCTGAGCCCGGAGCCTGCGCCGGATGCTCCAGATCTGGGCCGACTGCGCTTCGCTGAAGTCCCGGTCGGCCGGATAGGACGGGTTGCCACGGTGACCGAGGCGGTTCTGTCGGCCGGCGCGGACCCGTATCTGCGGGACCACCGTGTCAGTGACGTGCCGCTGCTGCCCGCGGTGCTGGGTCTGGAGGCGATGGTGCAGCTGGCGTCACTGACCATCGGGAACCGAGCCGGTTGGGCGATCCGGGATGTCAGCTTCGCCGCGCCGATCGATGTACCCGAGTTCGACGTGAGGCGGATTCGGGTGGCGGCGCTGGCTGCTGAGAGTGGCGCTGATGTCGCAGTGGTGATCCGCGCGGACACCGACGGTTTTGCCACCGACCGGTTCAGCGGAACGGTGGTCGGGGAACCTTCGGTGCCGCCGACCACCAGCGCGGCGGGTGGTGGACAGTCCCGGCCGTGCGCGCGGATGGGGGTAGCCGGACCGGAGGCGAACACCATTCATTCTTGGTATGGGTCGGTGCTCTTCCATGAGGGACAGATGCGTCGTCTTCTCTGCGCCGAGCCGGTCTCGGCGTTCGCAGTGCGCGCCGTGGTGGAGGCCGGTGACCCGGAGCGCTGGTTCGCATCGTTCCTCGGTCAGGACCTGCTGCTCGGCAGTCCGGGTGGGCACGATGCGGCGATTCATTCGCTGCTCGCCTGTGCACCGCACCGTCGGGTGCTGCCGGTGGGCGCGGCCGAGGTGGTCGTCTGGCAGCCGCTGCGCGGTCGGCTCACAGTCGAGGCGCGCGAGGTGTGGCACAGCGCAGACGAGTACGTTTTCGACGTCGAAGTCACCCACTCTGGTGGGCCGGTGGCGCGGTGGCGGGGCCTGCGGCTGCGAGCGGTCGGCGAGAACCCGGAGTTCATGGCGGCCCGGGACTGCGGTCGACTTGGCGTGGAACTGGTTGGTCCATGGCTGAGTCGCCGGTTGATCGAGGTTGGTGCGGTCGACGCGGTTGAGTTCGTCGTGGGAGCCGGCCGGCGTGAGACGGAGGGTGCCCGCAGCCTGGTGGCTCGGCATCTCGCCCTGCCCGAATCGGAGCTGGGCCACAAGCCGTCCGGCGCGCTGCGCGTGCCCGGCCGGTACGCCAGCGCGAGCTACGCCGACGGGCAGGTGCTCGTCGCGTTGGCCGACCGCCCGGTCGGGGTGGACTGGGAGCCGGTGACGGACCGGTCCCTGGCGGGGTTGCTGGACTCCTCCGCGCGGGTGGCCGCGGAGGAACTCCGGCAGCGAACCGGAGACACCCAAAAGGTGGCCACAACCCGGTTGTGGGCTGCCCGGGAGGCTCTGGTCAAGCTCGGCGTCGATCCGGATCAGGCGCTGGCGCACGGCGAGGCGGAGCCGGATGGCGTGCTCGTCTCAACGGGGCGAGACGTGACGGTGACGACCGCGTTGGCCTGGGGCGACAGGACAAATCAGGTGGCGGTGGCGGTGGCGACCAAATCGGGGCGACATGATTAG
- a CDS encoding acyl-CoA thioesterase, with amino-acid sequence MIRWYVYRHVVHLDETNVVGNVYFAHFLHWQGHCRERFLADHAPTVLDQVRRGDLALVTVSCAMDYYEECFGLDEIEVRMRLNGRNGHRLGMHFEFLRGGREVARGQQTVACLRRTPDGPAPVDLPVELRVALTAFSG; translated from the coding sequence ATGATTAGGTGGTATGTCTACCGGCACGTGGTCCACCTGGATGAGACCAATGTCGTGGGGAATGTCTACTTCGCGCACTTCCTGCACTGGCAGGGGCACTGCCGCGAACGATTCCTCGCCGACCACGCACCAACTGTCCTGGACCAGGTGCGTCGGGGTGACCTGGCGCTGGTGACTGTGTCATGCGCCATGGACTACTACGAGGAGTGCTTCGGCCTCGACGAGATAGAGGTGCGGATGCGCCTGAACGGGCGGAATGGGCACCGGCTGGGCATGCACTTCGAGTTCCTTCGTGGCGGGCGGGAGGTAGCTCGGGGCCAGCAGACGGTGGCGTGTCTACGCCGTACCCCGGACGGCCCTGCGCCGGTCGATCTACCGGTCGAACTGCGGGTGGCCCTGACCGCCTTCAGCGGGTGA
- a CDS encoding helix-turn-helix transcriptional regulator encodes MTTADQLWRQRGNCLECAEVTRCSTLGMCLDNPTDAARLDSVTRAVEYMTAHFSEPQRLSDIAQAALLSPFHFHRVFRHVTSTTPARFLTALRMARARSMLVNSNLSVTEVCLGVGYSSLGTFISQFTKLTGMSPRRFRAAMSVFGHIRLSELTDPSAERHFAPGPVGAVTGGPSAGGCAVLALYRSEEPDDVPVTYGVLETNRLSHFRPLADGAYHAVALGFDNRSTLSDVLGDNGQQAQFVGTGDVPIVVRGGRTRRSFQIALRCPRPIDPPVQLTSALLALAQRRQPRLLATGS; translated from the coding sequence ATGACCACTGCCGACCAGTTATGGCGACAAAGGGGAAACTGTTTAGAATGCGCTGAAGTCACGAGGTGCAGCACCCTGGGGATGTGTCTTGACAATCCCACCGACGCCGCTCGGCTAGATTCCGTTACTCGGGCTGTCGAATACATGACCGCCCATTTCTCGGAACCTCAGCGCCTATCCGACATAGCCCAGGCCGCGTTGCTCAGCCCGTTCCACTTCCATCGGGTATTCCGGCACGTCACATCCACCACGCCGGCGCGATTTCTGACCGCGCTGCGGATGGCCCGAGCCCGGAGCATGCTGGTCAATTCGAACCTGTCGGTGACCGAGGTCTGTCTGGGCGTCGGATACTCCAGCCTCGGCACCTTCATCAGCCAGTTCACCAAGCTGACCGGAATGTCGCCACGACGGTTCCGGGCGGCTATGTCCGTCTTCGGCCATATCCGGTTGAGCGAGCTGACCGATCCGTCCGCCGAGCGCCACTTCGCCCCGGGACCAGTCGGCGCCGTGACCGGCGGGCCGAGCGCCGGCGGCTGTGCAGTGCTGGCACTGTACCGGTCAGAGGAGCCCGACGATGTCCCAGTGACCTACGGCGTACTGGAAACCAACCGCCTGAGCCACTTCCGGCCGCTGGCAGACGGGGCGTACCACGCCGTGGCGTTGGGCTTCGACAACCGCTCAACGCTGTCCGACGTACTCGGCGACAACGGCCAGCAGGCGCAATTCGTCGGTACGGGCGACGTGCCCATCGTCGTCCGCGGCGGACGCACCCGCCGGAGCTTCCAGATCGCGCTGCGATGCCCGCGCCCCATCGATCCTCCCGTGCAGCTCACCTCGGCCCTGCTCGCCCTGGCTCAGCGCAGGCAGCCACGGCTGCTGGCAACGGGTAGCTGA
- a CDS encoding HEAT repeat domain-containing protein, with translation MTLQSIGLSTGGRDRAPEWEHYLKGDPALLNSELGDILDRDAVRLDIRTDDQVAYEALHHPDPMVREQSLYQAMDRRLPEAIDLIAESIATDENREVRWNALWALEKIGGPRALQIIERHVNDDDADVGEWAQLFSSELRTGLPAFDNRSFAWDSDRTFDETILLNIHCDVYVALDETGRNWGKISLAPQGLARSYGQAHACPNTDTRNQKLIISKTLSGLHEDGTPHTENFVFRGLTNHANAGRGSFYFESRGLRPIFLSGRADDDSLGHRNEMVAAKRSGEWTLDPRIQIRGESAIRYVRGRVHTWGYVNFDTMAGSSLEEVLFPGNSILGTLDTPTGPLANAFIVGTFKGKLVDWDGDDKVNVNSLDIYSTLDGDVDSDQDGVADIPGVQFCPRTNWMN, from the coding sequence ATGACACTCCAATCCATCGGTCTGTCCACCGGGGGCCGGGACCGCGCGCCAGAGTGGGAGCACTACCTCAAGGGTGACCCGGCGCTGTTGAACAGCGAGCTCGGCGACATCCTGGACCGGGATGCGGTGCGGCTCGACATCCGCACCGACGACCAGGTCGCGTACGAGGCGCTGCACCACCCGGACCCGATGGTCCGCGAGCAGTCCCTGTACCAGGCGATGGACCGCCGGTTGCCGGAAGCGATCGACCTGATCGCGGAAAGCATCGCCACCGATGAAAACCGCGAGGTGCGGTGGAACGCACTGTGGGCGCTGGAAAAGATCGGCGGGCCGCGGGCCCTACAGATCATCGAACGGCACGTCAACGACGACGACGCCGACGTCGGCGAGTGGGCACAACTGTTTAGCTCCGAGCTGCGCACCGGCCTGCCTGCCTTCGACAACCGGTCGTTCGCCTGGGACAGCGACCGGACCTTCGACGAGACGATTCTGCTCAACATCCACTGTGACGTCTACGTTGCACTGGATGAGACGGGACGCAACTGGGGGAAGATCTCCCTGGCGCCCCAGGGCTTGGCCCGCAGCTACGGTCAGGCGCACGCGTGCCCGAACACGGACACCCGTAACCAGAAGCTCATCATCAGCAAGACACTGTCCGGCCTGCATGAGGACGGAACGCCGCACACGGAGAACTTCGTGTTCCGGGGGCTCACAAACCACGCCAACGCCGGCCGCGGCAGCTTCTACTTCGAGTCACGCGGTCTGCGGCCGATCTTCCTATCCGGCCGCGCCGACGACGACAGCCTGGGACACCGCAACGAGATGGTCGCCGCCAAGCGCAGTGGCGAGTGGACCCTCGACCCGAGGATCCAGATCAGGGGCGAGTCGGCGATCCGCTACGTCCGGGGTCGGGTGCACACCTGGGGCTACGTCAACTTCGACACCATGGCGGGCAGCTCGCTGGAGGAGGTGCTGTTCCCCGGCAACAGCATCCTCGGCACGCTGGACACCCCCACCGGGCCGCTGGCGAACGCGTTCATCGTGGGCACGTTCAAGGGCAAGCTGGTCGACTGGGATGGCGACGACAAGGTCAATGTCAACTCGCTCGACATCTACTCGACGCTGGACGGGGACGTCGACTCCGACCAGGACGGCGTCGCCGACATCCCGGGGGTGCAGTTCTGCCCCCGTACCAACTGGATGAACTGA
- a CDS encoding ABC1 kinase family protein: protein MLKRLFRRWALVVRAATIAVLLAGWVGRLAVRLLIDALRRAWPKGTRGPSGRERLAVTLTDTVERLGPTYVKLGQVLSTRVDLLPPWLCRNLSRLHDRVSPPSDVAAVIRTVPPMVTARVVGGAAGLTPAAAGSIACVYQARLDDGREVAIKVRRPGIEQTMRLDLALVNVVARAAGRLPAMRQVPLAEIVDQISAAVYEQLDFVREAQSLTRLRDNLRSLPDVRVPAVVSELSGHTVLVTEWIGALERSAERSPARQAAVLNGLRAAYQMLFRDGFVHCDLHPGNLYLMPDGTAVIVDTGFVRSLTDFTRRRFAEFFYYLGRNDGHRCAEILLSTVLDRGGRYDRDGFRDDVVALVARNSSVRASDFDLASFAATLFAIQRSRGLYADPQFVFPILALLVLEGSVHALVPDIDFQAEAVPYVLRGLQETASVRRS, encoded by the coding sequence ATGCTGAAGAGACTTTTTCGACGGTGGGCGCTCGTTGTTCGGGCCGCCACGATCGCCGTGCTGCTGGCTGGCTGGGTCGGGCGGCTCGCGGTTCGCCTGCTGATCGACGCCCTGCGCAGGGCGTGGCCGAAAGGCACGCGAGGGCCCAGCGGCCGGGAGCGGTTGGCAGTCACTCTCACCGACACGGTCGAACGGCTCGGTCCGACCTACGTCAAGTTGGGTCAGGTGCTCAGCACCCGGGTCGACCTTCTGCCTCCCTGGCTATGCCGGAACCTGTCCCGGTTGCATGACCGGGTGTCACCGCCGTCGGACGTCGCCGCCGTCATCAGAACCGTGCCACCGATGGTGACGGCACGCGTTGTTGGCGGGGCGGCTGGGCTGACACCGGCGGCGGCGGGCAGCATCGCCTGCGTCTACCAGGCTCGACTTGACGACGGCCGTGAGGTCGCGATCAAAGTACGGCGGCCGGGGATCGAACAGACCATGAGACTCGATCTGGCGCTGGTCAACGTCGTCGCACGTGCCGCCGGCCGGCTACCCGCGATGCGCCAGGTTCCACTGGCGGAAATAGTCGACCAGATCTCGGCCGCCGTGTACGAGCAGCTCGACTTCGTCCGGGAGGCACAGTCGCTGACCCGGTTGCGTGATAACCTGCGCTCCCTGCCTGACGTCCGGGTGCCGGCCGTCGTGTCGGAGCTATCCGGCCACACGGTCCTGGTGACAGAGTGGATCGGGGCGCTGGAACGGAGCGCTGAACGATCCCCCGCCCGGCAGGCCGCGGTGCTCAATGGGCTGAGAGCCGCATACCAGATGCTCTTTCGGGACGGATTCGTGCACTGCGACCTGCACCCAGGGAATCTGTACCTGATGCCGGACGGGACAGCGGTGATTGTGGATACCGGCTTTGTGCGCAGCCTGACCGACTTCACGCGCCGCAGGTTTGCCGAGTTCTTCTACTACCTCGGCCGCAACGACGGGCACCGCTGCGCCGAGATCCTGCTGTCGACGGTGCTGGACCGCGGGGGCCGGTACGACCGGGACGGCTTCCGGGACGACGTGGTGGCCCTCGTGGCACGCAACAGCTCCGTCCGGGCCTCGGACTTCGACCTGGCGTCCTTCGCCGCCACGCTCTTCGCGATCCAGCGATCGCGCGGCTTGTACGCCGACCCACAGTTCGTCTTCCCGATCCTGGCTCTCCTGGTGCTTGAAGGCAGCGTGCACGCGCTCGTGCCGGACATCGACTTTCAGGCGGAAGCGGTGCCGTACGTGCTCCGCGGGCTACAGGAGACGGCTTCTGTGCGACGCAGCTGA
- a CDS encoding cytochrome P450 produces the protein MATVPRLTFADGGVSVLPWFRQMRDDQPVWYDQGTGSWNVFRYADIAQILTDPATFSSDPGRTMPPELVEEAEGSLVAVDPPRHGRLRALISTAFTPRLVEQLAPRVRSIAERLLDRTFVDRGPEGEFDAIGDVAYLLPVYVIGELLGLPETDREYLVRTADEFYAISADDPFDGTYMASMQSTLDGLGTYMLDQAERRRARPGDDLMSALAHAEIDGEQLNDREIRNFAVLLLTAGHITTTALLGNTLLALGERRDVMLRWRHGQVDTADVLEEVLRHRTPFTEVYRFTTTEVTIGNQVVPGDQLLRLWIASGNRDERQFADPDTFVLGRDSRHLGFGLGIHYCLGASLARMESSVVLEVLAERTTTLAPAVQGLSYYDAPGIFCLRSLPVSYRRS, from the coding sequence ATGGCTACCGTGCCGCGCCTGACGTTCGCGGACGGAGGTGTTAGCGTGCTGCCCTGGTTCCGGCAGATGCGTGATGACCAGCCCGTGTGGTATGACCAGGGCACGGGTAGCTGGAACGTGTTCCGGTACGCCGACATCGCCCAGATACTCACGGATCCTGCCACGTTCTCGTCCGACCCGGGTCGGACGATGCCGCCCGAACTGGTAGAGGAAGCCGAGGGCAGCCTGGTGGCGGTCGACCCGCCGCGGCACGGCAGGCTGCGCGCGTTGATCAGTACGGCTTTCACGCCGCGGCTGGTCGAGCAACTGGCCCCGCGTGTGCGCTCGATCGCGGAGCGACTATTGGACCGGACGTTCGTAGACCGTGGGCCCGAGGGCGAGTTCGACGCTATCGGTGATGTCGCCTACCTGCTGCCGGTGTACGTGATCGGCGAGTTGCTCGGGCTGCCCGAAACTGACCGGGAGTACTTGGTTCGCACGGCTGACGAGTTCTATGCCATCAGCGCGGACGATCCGTTCGATGGTACCTACATGGCCAGCATGCAGTCCACACTAGATGGTCTCGGTACCTACATGCTCGACCAGGCAGAGCGCCGTCGTGCCCGGCCCGGAGATGACCTGATGAGCGCGCTCGCGCACGCGGAAATCGACGGGGAACAGCTCAACGACAGGGAGATTCGCAACTTCGCGGTGTTGTTGCTGACTGCCGGGCACATCACCACGACGGCGCTGCTCGGCAACACGTTGCTGGCGCTGGGTGAGCGACGGGACGTCATGCTGCGGTGGCGGCACGGGCAGGTCGACACCGCGGACGTGCTCGAGGAAGTGCTGCGGCATCGAACGCCGTTCACTGAGGTCTACCGGTTCACCACGACCGAGGTGACGATCGGCAATCAGGTGGTGCCCGGCGACCAGCTCCTGCGCCTGTGGATCGCCTCCGGAAACCGAGACGAGCGCCAGTTTGCCGACCCCGACACGTTTGTGCTCGGCCGGGACAGCAGGCACCTCGGGTTCGGGCTCGGGATTCACTACTGCCTCGGCGCCAGCCTGGCCCGGATGGAGTCCTCCGTGGTGCTCGAGGTACTCGCAGAACGCACCACAACGCTGGCGCCTGCCGTGCAGGGGCTGTCGTACTACGACGCACCCGGAATCTTTTGTCTACGCTCACTGCCCGTTTCGTACCGCAGGTCCTGA